From the Garra rufa chromosome 17, GarRuf1.0, whole genome shotgun sequence genome, one window contains:
- the LOC141289484 gene encoding asialoglycoprotein receptor 2-like: protein MYANGEFVRLEDNKQLTSADASEQIFPSKKEKDPSNKEVLLAVLSISLLVALLALCILGILYSKQLRSSDLLKEQSKNGVDNEIQEQNATDNTFERKKYYYFSSEKLNWMESRDYCVKTGGQLVKITSKDDQYNLASKLKEVHWIGLNDLYAEGHWMWLDNTTLSGETFWHKREGSLSEPDNWTQEDSNGEDCACLGTEGEWFDASCSQLKRFICEK, encoded by the exons ATGTATGCAAATGGGGAATTCGTGAGGCTGGAAGACAACAAACAGCTAACCTCAGCTG ATGCATCTGAACAAATATTCCCATCTAAGAAAGAGAAAGACCCATCCAATAAGGAAGTTCTTCTGGCTGTCCTTTCTATCTCTTTGCTCGTGGCTTTGCTGGCTCTGTGTATTTTGGGAATTCTCT ATTCCAAGCAACTGAGGTCGTCTGATTTGTTAAAAGAGCAGAGCAAAAATGGAGTCGACAATGAAATACAGGAGCAGAATGCCACAG ACAACACATTTGAGAGGAAAAAGTACTACTATTTCTCTTCAGAAAAACTGAACTGGATGGAAAGTCGAGACTACTGTGTGAAAACAGGAGGTCAGCTGGtcaaaataacaagcaaagatgATCAG TATAATTTGGCCTCGAAGCTGAAAGAGGTGCATTGGATTGGACTGAATGATTTGTATGCTGAAGGACACTGGATGTGGCTGGACAACACTACTCTCTCAGGAGAAAC GTTTTGGCATAAAAGGGAAGGTAGTCTATCTGAACCTGATAACTGGACGCAGGAGGACTCGAATGGAGAAGACTGTGCTTGTCTGGGAACTGAGGGTGAATGGTTTGACGCTTCATGCTCACAACTGAAAAGGTTTATCTGTGaaaagtaa